Proteins from a genomic interval of Pseudomonas paeninsulae:
- a CDS encoding response regulator: MKILIVDDSAMSRKLVMKALPADLQAVVTQATNGEEALVAYHAGHAEVIFLDLTMPVMDGFRTLEQLKREDAKVVVIVISADIQPQAQQRVRDLGAAAFIKKPITPEAMQAALYEVGLI, encoded by the coding sequence TTGAAAATACTGATAGTCGATGATTCGGCCATGTCACGAAAGCTGGTGATGAAAGCCCTGCCGGCGGATTTGCAGGCTGTCGTGACCCAGGCCACTAACGGTGAGGAAGCGTTGGTGGCTTACCACGCAGGCCATGCCGAGGTGATTTTTCTCGATCTGACCATGCCGGTGATGGACGGTTTTCGCACCCTGGAGCAACTCAAGCGCGAGGATGCCAAAGTCGTCGTCATCGTCATCAGCGCCGATATCCAGCCTCAAGCCCAGCAGCGAGTGCGCGACCTGGGGGCGGCGGCCTTCATCAAGAAACCGATTACCCCCGAGGCCATGCAGGCGGCGCTGTATGAAGTAGGGCTGATCTAG
- a CDS encoding ATP-binding protein, which yields MTPAPEEVLPAELVAVLQSISLGVLLLDSQYRVAFWNDFMAIHSGKDRTEVRGRSLFDLFPELPRLWVQKKIDGVFALHNQAFTSWQQRPHLFSFAGSRPITGSTDMMYQNCTFSPMMAVAGTVKYVCLTISDATETAAQHLQLERLNQLLRAEQSEQARLIHKLEDTQAQLLQSEKMAAIGQLAAGVAHEINNPVGYVYSNFSSLERYVGDLFRLVESYQAAAVEHQDAALCAQFEQANQALDYDFLRSDMADLVRESRQGLERVKQIVQDLRDFSHIDSGDWQEADLHKGLDSTLNVIWNEIKFKAEVLKDYGELQPVQCLGSQLNQVFMNLIMNAAHAIEGQGTIWLETGAQDDWVFVRVRDSGSGIAPEHLTRLFDPFFTTKPVGQGTGLGLSVSYSIVAKHHGRLEVESELGKGAVFTVWLPRCQPPQGDIATGLEQDE from the coding sequence ATGACGCCTGCACCAGAAGAGGTATTGCCCGCGGAGTTGGTGGCGGTGCTGCAGAGCATCAGCCTCGGCGTATTGTTGCTCGATAGCCAGTATCGGGTGGCGTTCTGGAACGATTTCATGGCGATCCACAGCGGTAAGGATCGCACTGAGGTCAGGGGACGGTCGCTGTTCGATCTGTTTCCGGAATTACCGAGGCTGTGGGTGCAGAAGAAAATAGACGGGGTGTTCGCCTTGCACAACCAAGCGTTCACTTCCTGGCAGCAACGCCCGCACCTGTTCAGTTTCGCCGGCAGCCGGCCCATCACCGGCTCGACCGACATGATGTACCAGAATTGCACCTTCTCGCCGATGATGGCGGTCGCAGGTACCGTCAAATATGTCTGCCTGACCATCTCCGATGCCACTGAAACCGCGGCCCAGCATCTGCAGCTGGAGCGCCTCAATCAATTGCTGCGCGCGGAACAAAGCGAGCAGGCGCGGCTGATTCACAAGCTCGAAGACACCCAGGCGCAACTGTTGCAGTCGGAGAAAATGGCGGCGATCGGCCAGTTGGCCGCAGGGGTTGCCCACGAGATCAATAACCCGGTGGGTTACGTCTACTCCAACTTCAGCAGCCTGGAGCGATATGTCGGCGACCTGTTTCGCCTGGTCGAGAGCTACCAGGCGGCGGCCGTCGAACATCAGGATGCGGCTTTGTGCGCGCAATTTGAGCAGGCCAATCAGGCGCTGGATTATGATTTTCTGCGCAGCGACATGGCCGATCTGGTGCGTGAGTCACGCCAGGGCCTGGAACGGGTCAAGCAGATCGTTCAGGATCTGCGTGACTTCTCCCATATCGACTCGGGCGACTGGCAGGAGGCCGATTTGCACAAGGGCCTCGACAGCACGCTCAACGTGATCTGGAACGAGATCAAGTTCAAGGCCGAGGTGCTCAAGGACTATGGTGAGTTGCAGCCGGTGCAGTGTCTAGGCTCGCAACTCAACCAGGTGTTCATGAACCTGATCATGAATGCCGCCCATGCCATCGAGGGGCAGGGCACTATCTGGCTGGAAACCGGAGCGCAGGATGATTGGGTGTTCGTGCGGGTGCGCGACAGTGGCAGTGGTATTGCCCCGGAGCATCTGACCCGCTTGTTCGACCCCTTCTTCACCACCAAACCGGTTGGGCAAGGCACCGGCCTCGGGCTCTCGGTGTCTTACAGCATCGTGGCCAAACACCATGGCCGTCTGGAAGTCGAGAGCGAACTTGGCAAGGGCGCAGTGTTTACCGTTTGGCTGCCACGCTGTCAGCCACCGCAGGGCGATATCGCAACCGGCCTGGAACAGGACGAGTGA
- the yegS gene encoding lipid kinase YegS, whose protein sequence is MSERKALLILHGKQAGNQEVRAAVATRREDGWQLDVRVTWEAGDARRLVNEALQAGYPILIAGGGDGMLREVAEAMALAHTEASLVLLPLGTANDFANAAGLPLSPLEALALLDEPAQPIDLGEVDGQLYLNMATGGFGSNVTANTSEDLKRLLGGAAYFLTGLARFAEVRSAFGRFTGPDFFWEGEFIAMGIGNGRQAGGGHLLCPDARVNDGLLDVCIVPAAEDVVGTLGTLLSGGINGLQRVALSARLPWLEVEAPEGLDLNLDGEPLESRHLRFSARRNALRVHLPVGSPLLRE, encoded by the coding sequence ATGAGCGAACGCAAAGCATTATTGATCTTGCATGGCAAGCAAGCCGGCAACCAAGAGGTGCGCGCCGCAGTGGCGACGCGCCGTGAGGATGGCTGGCAGCTCGACGTGCGGGTCACCTGGGAGGCGGGTGATGCCCGTCGGCTGGTCAACGAGGCCCTGCAAGCCGGCTATCCGATACTGATCGCCGGGGGTGGTGACGGCATGTTGCGCGAGGTGGCCGAAGCGATGGCACTGGCGCACACCGAGGCCAGTCTGGTGCTACTGCCGCTGGGTACGGCCAACGACTTCGCCAATGCTGCGGGGTTGCCGTTGAGTCCCCTCGAGGCGCTGGCGTTGCTGGATGAGCCGGCGCAGCCGATCGACCTGGGCGAGGTCGATGGTCAGCTTTATCTCAATATGGCCACGGGTGGTTTTGGCTCTAATGTCACCGCCAATACCTCCGAAGACCTCAAACGCCTGCTCGGCGGCGCTGCCTACTTTCTCACCGGGTTGGCCCGCTTTGCGGAGGTGCGCTCGGCCTTTGGTCGCTTCACCGGGCCGGATTTTTTCTGGGAGGGCGAGTTCATTGCCATGGGCATCGGCAATGGGCGACAGGCTGGCGGCGGGCATCTGCTTTGCCCAGATGCACGAGTGAATGACGGTTTGCTGGATGTCTGCATAGTCCCGGCCGCGGAGGATGTGGTTGGCACCTTGGGCACCTTGTTGTCTGGCGGGATCAACGGCTTGCAACGCGTCGCACTCAGTGCGCGCTTGCCCTGGCTGGAAGTCGAGGCGCCGGAAGGTCTGGATTTGAATCTGGATGGCGAGCCGCTGGAAAGCCGCCACCTGCGCTTTTCCGCGCGGCGTAATGCGTTGCGGGTGCACTTGCCGGTGGGTTCGCCGCTACTGCGTGAGTGA
- a CDS encoding chemotaxis protein CheV encodes MAGILDSVDKRTQLVGENRLEILMFRLAGRQLFAINVFKVQEVLQMPKLTLMPHRHRFVCGVVNLRGQTLPVIDLSQAIGMRPIVPDERSTIIVTEYNRSVQAFLVGGVDRILNLNWESILPPPGSAGRQHYLTAITKVEEQLVEIIDVEKVLAEIVPYNAKISGDRLADPVLERARGREVLLVDDSSVALAQLRETLSQLGLTMHVATDGLKGLNMLKKWADAGEVLTDKLLMVFTDAEMPEMDGYRLTTEIRQDPRLKDLYVVLHTSLSGSFNEAMVKKVGCDNFLSKFQPDKLVDVIRERLMLDEPSA; translated from the coding sequence ATGGCTGGCATTCTTGACTCGGTGGATAAACGCACCCAACTGGTGGGCGAGAACCGCCTGGAAATCCTGATGTTTCGCCTGGCCGGGCGGCAGTTATTCGCGATCAACGTGTTCAAGGTGCAGGAAGTCCTGCAGATGCCCAAGCTGACGCTGATGCCACACCGCCATCGCTTTGTCTGTGGAGTGGTCAATCTGCGTGGCCAGACCCTGCCGGTCATCGACCTGTCGCAAGCCATCGGCATGCGCCCGATAGTGCCGGATGAGCGCAGCACCATCATCGTTACCGAGTACAACCGCTCCGTGCAGGCCTTTCTGGTCGGCGGCGTCGATCGCATTCTCAACCTCAACTGGGAATCCATCCTGCCGCCACCGGGTAGTGCGGGGCGTCAGCATTACCTGACGGCGATCACCAAAGTCGAAGAGCAGTTGGTGGAAATCATCGATGTGGAAAAGGTGTTGGCCGAGATCGTGCCCTACAACGCCAAGATTTCCGGCGACCGCTTGGCCGATCCTGTGCTGGAGCGTGCGCGTGGGCGTGAGGTGCTGCTGGTAGACGACTCCAGCGTGGCCCTGGCGCAGTTGCGCGAGACCCTGTCGCAGTTAGGGTTGACGATGCATGTGGCCACCGATGGCCTGAAAGGCTTGAACATGCTGAAAAAATGGGCCGATGCCGGTGAGGTGCTAACCGATAAACTGCTGATGGTCTTCACCGATGCGGAAATGCCCGAGATGGACGGCTATCGTCTGACCACCGAAATCCGACAGGATCCCCGCCTGAAGGACCTCTACGTGGTGCTGCATACCTCGCTGTCGGGTAGTTTCAACGAGGCCATGGTGAAGAAGGTCGGTTGCGACAACTTCCTCTCCAAGTTTCAGCCGGACAAGCTGGTCGACGTGATCCGCGAACGCCTGATGCTCGACGAACCAAGCGCCTAA
- a CDS encoding DUF1499 domain-containing protein produces MSQHPVRQKVLIRVTQPTHKPALGFALVALLSGCSGSPPENLGTHDGRLAPCPESPNCVSSQASDAEQRIEPLPLRGSPSQTQALLVKLLADEPRVRLIKQDANYLHAEFGSQMLRFVDDVEFLIGDQAVDVRSASRLGYSDLGVNRKRIEHLRQRLGEQQ; encoded by the coding sequence ATGAGCCAGCATCCAGTTCGGCAAAAAGTCCTTATACGAGTAACCCAGCCCACTCACAAGCCCGCGCTGGGTTTTGCCCTGGTAGCACTGCTGAGTGGCTGTAGCGGCAGCCCGCCCGAGAATCTTGGCACGCACGATGGGCGCCTGGCCCCCTGCCCGGAGTCGCCCAACTGCGTCAGCAGCCAGGCCAGTGACGCGGAGCAGCGGATCGAGCCGCTGCCACTGCGGGGCAGTCCGAGCCAGACCCAGGCACTGCTGGTCAAGCTATTGGCCGACGAACCCCGGGTACGCCTGATCAAGCAAGACGCCAATTACCTGCATGCCGAATTCGGCAGCCAGATGCTGCGTTTCGTCGATGACGTGGAGTTCTTGATCGGCGATCAGGCCGTCGATGTGCGCTCGGCCTCACGCTTGGGCTACTCGGACTTGGGCGTCAACCGCAAGCGCATCGAGCATCTGCGTCAACGGCTCGGCGAGCAGCAGTAG
- a CDS encoding MOSC domain-containing protein: MLRLSGLYRYSLKSAIAEPLTEIQLDALGVVGDRRWMLVDAQNGRFLTQRALPHMSQLLARHNVAGGLTLSSAGFPVLEVPLPGVDAALRGVFIWSDSLYVPDAGDEAAEWLSRFIGKPCRLVHVPAERARFIAGNLSAEEKVGFADGFPLLLIGQASLDDLSVRVGRPLEMLRFRPNLVVEGGAAYVEDSWRRIRIGGIEFRVAKGCTRCILTTLDPLTGERSADREPLTTLKSYRARDGEVYFGQNLINQGVGGLQLGMTVEVLE; the protein is encoded by the coding sequence ATGTTACGTCTCTCCGGGTTGTACCGTTATTCGCTGAAGTCCGCCATCGCCGAACCACTGACTGAAATTCAGCTGGATGCCCTGGGCGTGGTCGGTGACCGACGCTGGATGCTAGTCGATGCACAGAATGGGCGCTTTCTTACCCAGCGGGCGTTGCCGCATATGAGTCAATTGCTGGCACGGCACAATGTTGCGGGTGGCCTGACCCTGAGCTCGGCTGGTTTTCCTGTACTCGAGGTGCCCTTGCCAGGCGTTGATGCTGCGCTGCGCGGCGTGTTTATCTGGAGTGACAGCCTATATGTGCCGGATGCGGGCGATGAGGCGGCCGAGTGGTTGAGCCGTTTTATCGGCAAGCCCTGTCGACTGGTGCATGTGCCTGCCGAGCGCGCCCGGTTTATCGCGGGTAATCTCAGCGCGGAAGAGAAGGTCGGTTTCGCCGATGGCTTCCCTTTGCTGTTGATCGGCCAGGCTTCGCTGGATGATTTGTCGGTGCGGGTCGGGCGGCCGCTGGAAATGCTGCGTTTTCGGCCGAATCTGGTGGTCGAGGGCGGCGCGGCCTATGTCGAGGACAGTTGGCGGCGTATCCGCATTGGTGGCATCGAGTTTCGCGTGGCCAAGGGCTGCACTCGCTGCATCCTCACTACCCTTGATCCGCTGACCGGCGAGCGCAGTGCCGACCGTGAACCGCTCACCACGCTGAAGAGCTATCGCGCCCGTGATGGCGAGGTGTACTTCGGTCAGAATCTGATCAATCAAGGTGTCGGTGGACTGCAGCTCGGTATGACGGTTGAGGTGTTGGAGTAA
- a CDS encoding transglycosylase SLT domain-containing protein — protein MRGRLFCLLSCLIITAATTAATQAASLAQQRQYYDVAKAALAKGDKAPYQRYAQALRNYPLEPYLAYDELTARLKWASNDEIEKFLAEHGDLPQAGWMKLRWLRWLAERGEWKTFINHYDPALNFTELDCLYGQYQLGHGMLAEGFATAEKLWLVGKSQPNACDRLFDQWAAKGQLTEEMRWKRAKLAAETRNYGLASYLIKELPTLGNHGKLLLEVAQKPQILSQTARFSSNDSAMADVVGLGLRRLARQDPEQALTLLDSYAKRMKFSSDEQVAIAREIGLTLAKRFDARALKVMAQYDPQLRDNTVSEWRARLLLRLGRWDEAHQLTRKMPEELGQTNRWRYWQARSLQLAQPNSQEPKALYQTLAKERDFYGFMAADQVKAPYQLNNKPLLLSAKIVQKVRNAAGIRRAMEFHERGQIVDGRREWYHVSRLFSRDELVAQARLAYDMEWYFPAIRTISQAQYWDDLDVRFPMAHREPLTIESKKRGLHSSWLFAITRQESAFMADAKSQVGAMGLMQLMPATAKETARKFGIPLSNPNNVLLPDTNIQLGAAYLSQVYGQFNGNRVLASAAYNAGPGRVRQWLRGTNHLAYDVWIENIPFDETRQYVQNVLSYSVIYGQKLNAPQPLIAWHERYFDDQ, from the coding sequence ATGCGCGGTCGTCTGTTTTGCCTGCTTTCCTGTTTAATCATCACCGCAGCGACAACCGCAGCGACTCAGGCTGCCAGTCTGGCCCAGCAGCGCCAGTACTATGACGTGGCCAAGGCCGCCTTGGCCAAAGGCGACAAAGCCCCTTATCAACGCTATGCCCAGGCCCTGCGTAATTACCCGCTGGAGCCTTACCTGGCCTATGACGAACTGACCGCTCGACTCAAATGGGCGAGCAACGACGAGATTGAGAAATTTCTTGCCGAACATGGCGACCTGCCACAGGCCGGCTGGATGAAATTGCGCTGGCTGCGCTGGCTGGCCGAGCGCGGCGAGTGGAAAACCTTCATCAACCACTATGATCCCGCGCTGAACTTCACCGAACTGGATTGTTTGTACGGCCAATATCAGCTGGGCCACGGCATGCTTGCCGAGGGCTTTGCCACTGCCGAAAAACTCTGGCTGGTCGGCAAGTCGCAACCCAATGCCTGCGATCGCCTGTTCGACCAGTGGGCCGCCAAGGGCCAGCTCACCGAAGAAATGCGCTGGAAACGCGCCAAATTGGCCGCCGAAACCCGCAACTATGGCTTGGCCAGCTACCTGATCAAGGAACTGCCAACCCTGGGCAACCACGGCAAGCTGTTACTCGAAGTGGCGCAGAAACCACAAATCCTCAGCCAAACCGCTCGCTTCAGCTCCAACGATTCAGCCATGGCCGATGTAGTCGGCCTCGGCCTGCGCCGCCTGGCCCGGCAAGACCCGGAACAAGCCCTGACGCTGCTGGATAGCTATGCCAAGCGCATGAAGTTTTCCAGCGACGAGCAAGTTGCCATCGCTCGTGAAATTGGCCTGACCCTGGCAAAACGCTTCGACGCCCGCGCGCTCAAGGTCATGGCGCAGTACGACCCGCAACTGCGTGACAATACCGTCAGTGAATGGCGTGCGCGCCTACTGTTGCGCCTCGGCCGCTGGGACGAGGCACACCAGTTGACCCGCAAAATGCCCGAGGAGCTGGGGCAGACCAACCGCTGGCGTTATTGGCAGGCACGCAGCCTGCAACTGGCCCAGCCCAACAGCCAGGAGCCGAAAGCGCTCTACCAAACCCTGGCCAAGGAGCGCGACTTCTACGGTTTCATGGCCGCCGATCAGGTCAAAGCGCCCTACCAGCTAAACAACAAACCGTTGCTTCTTTCAGCCAAGATCGTACAAAAGGTGCGCAACGCCGCGGGTATTCGCCGGGCAATGGAATTCCACGAACGCGGCCAGATCGTAGATGGTCGCCGCGAGTGGTATCACGTCAGCCGCCTGTTCAGCCGTGATGAGTTGGTTGCCCAGGCGCGCCTGGCATACGACATGGAGTGGTACTTTCCGGCGATTCGCACCATCAGCCAGGCGCAGTACTGGGACGACCTGGACGTGCGCTTCCCCATGGCCCACCGCGAACCGCTGACCATTGAGTCGAAGAAACGTGGCCTGCACTCCAGCTGGTTATTTGCCATTACCCGCCAGGAAAGCGCCTTCATGGCCGATGCCAAGTCCCAGGTAGGCGCCATGGGCCTGATGCAGTTGATGCCGGCGACCGCCAAGGAGACCGCCCGCAAGTTCGGCATCCCCTTGAGCAACCCAAACAATGTCTTGCTGCCGGATACCAACATCCAGCTCGGCGCCGCCTACCTGAGCCAGGTCTACGGTCAATTCAACGGCAACCGCGTGCTTGCCTCTGCCGCCTATAACGCCGGCCCCGGCCGTGTACGCCAGTGGCTACGCGGCACCAACCACCTGGCGTATGACGTCTGGATCGAGAACATCCCGTTCGACGAAACCCGTCAGTACGTGCAGAACGTGCTGTCTTATTCGGTGATCTACGGACAGAAGCTCAACGCCCCACAACCACTGATTGCCTGGCACGAGCGTTATTTCGACGATCAATAG
- a CDS encoding ATP-binding cassette domain-containing protein, with amino-acid sequence MTLLKFTDVSLAYGAMPLLDKVSWQIARGERACIIGRNGTGKSSMLKLVKGDQKPDDGSVWRAPGLKIGELPQELPVADGRTVFDVVSQGLDGVGELLAQYHHLSQNIVTDADLDKLMHVQHDLEARDGWRLQQLVDSTLSRLQLPADKTLAELSGGWRRRVLLAQALVSEPDLLLLDEPTNHLDIGAIAWLEEALLGFNGAVLFITHDRAFLQNLATRILELDRGGLIDWDGDYASFLVHKEATLAAEETANALFDKRLAQEEVWIRQGIKARRTRNEGRVRALKALRVERSERRERTGKANILLDTADKSGKQVMVLENVSFAHPGGPMLINDFSMVLQREDRIGLLGANGTGKTTLLKLMLGGLQPTGGSVKEGTRIDVAYFDQLRHQLDLEKTVIDNVAEGRDFIDIDGQSRHVLSYLGDFLFSPQRARTPVKALSGGERARLLLAKLFSKPANLLVLDEPTNDLDVETLELLEEVLLTFKGTVLMVSHDRAFLDNVVTSTLVFEGEGKVREYVGGYQDWLRQGGSPRLLGVGETKGGKAELASAVVEASPAPAPEGAAVVKKKLSYKVQRELELLPAQIDALEVQIAALEAQIGAPAFYQQSAEKSAEVLARLQSQQQELDKLLERWAELEG; translated from the coding sequence ATGACCCTGCTTAAGTTCACCGATGTTTCCCTGGCCTACGGCGCCATGCCGCTGCTAGACAAGGTGTCTTGGCAGATTGCCCGTGGCGAGCGGGCCTGCATCATCGGCCGTAATGGTACCGGCAAATCGAGCATGTTGAAGCTGGTCAAAGGCGACCAGAAGCCTGACGACGGCTCGGTCTGGCGCGCACCGGGGTTGAAGATCGGCGAATTACCGCAGGAGCTGCCAGTTGCCGACGGACGGACAGTCTTCGATGTGGTTTCCCAGGGCCTGGACGGTGTCGGCGAACTGCTTGCGCAGTATCACCACCTGAGCCAGAACATCGTCACCGATGCCGATCTGGACAAGCTCATGCATGTCCAGCATGACCTCGAAGCCCGTGACGGTTGGCGGTTGCAGCAACTGGTCGATAGCACCTTGAGTCGTTTGCAGTTGCCGGCCGACAAGACCCTGGCTGAACTGTCCGGTGGCTGGCGTCGGCGGGTGTTGTTGGCCCAGGCGCTGGTCTCCGAGCCGGACCTGCTGTTGCTTGACGAGCCAACCAACCACCTGGACATCGGTGCCATCGCCTGGCTGGAAGAGGCGTTGTTGGGCTTCAACGGCGCCGTGTTGTTCATAACCCACGACCGGGCCTTCCTGCAGAACCTGGCCACGCGCATTCTCGAGTTGGATCGCGGCGGCTTGATCGACTGGGATGGCGACTACGCCAGTTTCCTGGTGCACAAAGAGGCCACCCTGGCTGCCGAAGAAACGGCCAACGCGCTGTTCGACAAGCGCCTGGCCCAGGAAGAAGTGTGGATTCGTCAGGGCATCAAGGCGCGTCGCACCCGTAACGAAGGGCGCGTGCGGGCCTTGAAAGCGTTGCGGGTCGAGCGCAGCGAGCGCCGTGAACGTACCGGCAAAGCCAATATCCTGCTGGATACCGCCGATAAATCCGGTAAGCAGGTGATGGTGCTGGAGAACGTCAGTTTCGCCCATCCGGGTGGCCCGATGCTGATCAACGATTTCTCCATGGTGCTGCAGCGTGAGGACCGTATCGGCCTGCTCGGCGCCAACGGCACCGGCAAAACCACGTTGTTGAAGTTGATGCTCGGCGGCTTGCAGCCAACTGGTGGCAGCGTCAAGGAGGGCACGCGCATCGACGTGGCTTACTTCGACCAGCTACGTCATCAGCTCGACCTGGAAAAAACCGTGATCGATAACGTCGCCGAAGGCCGCGACTTCATCGATATCGATGGGCAAAGCCGGCACGTGCTGAGCTACCTGGGCGACTTCCTGTTCAGCCCGCAGCGTGCTCGCACGCCAGTCAAGGCGTTGTCGGGTGGCGAGCGTGCGCGCCTGTTGCTGGCCAAGCTGTTCAGCAAGCCAGCCAACCTGCTGGTACTCGACGAACCGACCAACGACCTCGACGTAGAAACCCTCGAGTTGCTTGAAGAGGTGTTGTTGACGTTCAAGGGCACCGTGCTGATGGTCAGTCACGACCGGGCATTCCTCGACAATGTGGTGACCAGCACCCTGGTATTCGAGGGCGAGGGCAAGGTTCGCGAATACGTTGGCGGTTATCAGGACTGGCTGCGTCAGGGCGGTTCACCGCGTTTGCTCGGGGTTGGCGAAACCAAGGGCGGTAAGGCCGAATTGGCTTCAGCGGTAGTCGAAGCATCGCCTGCCCCTGCACCCGAGGGGGCCGCGGTCGTAAAGAAGAAGCTCAGTTACAAGGTGCAGCGTGAGCTGGAGTTGCTTCCCGCGCAGATCGACGCGCTGGAGGTGCAGATAGCGGCATTGGAGGCGCAGATCGGTGCCCCGGCTTTTTACCAGCAATCTGCGGAAAAAAGTGCCGAGGTGTTGGCTCGTTTGCAAAGCCAGCAGCAGGAACTGGATAAACTGCTGGAGCGTTGGGCCGAACTGGAAGGCTGA
- a CDS encoding DUF6901 family protein, producing the protein MAIEYRITLDDNHEFSYRIELDRVYDSAQVHDAPSWTRLGHQQCSNCPLSRSDFSHCPAAVDLHRVIEDFQGLPAFKKAMVWVRTPEREYTKQVGLEEGLRALLGVIMATSACPVLGKLKPMAQNHLPFANNQEFILRAVSLYLARQYFNFREGRLADWELKGLVRMFQQLQLVNQAFWQRIHDTCEGDSNLKAFLTFFSMSSSMTYSLETQLQKIRPLVMSAGDNFE; encoded by the coding sequence ATGGCCATCGAGTATCGGATTACTCTCGACGATAATCATGAGTTCAGTTACAGGATCGAACTGGACCGCGTGTATGACTCCGCTCAGGTCCATGACGCGCCCAGCTGGACGCGCTTGGGCCACCAGCAGTGCAGCAATTGCCCGCTGAGCAGGAGCGACTTCAGTCACTGCCCGGCAGCGGTTGATTTGCATCGGGTGATCGAGGATTTTCAAGGTCTGCCGGCCTTCAAGAAAGCTATGGTCTGGGTGCGCACGCCAGAGCGTGAATACACCAAGCAGGTCGGTCTGGAAGAGGGCTTGCGTGCGCTGCTCGGGGTGATCATGGCGACCAGTGCTTGTCCGGTGTTGGGCAAGCTCAAACCGATGGCGCAGAATCACCTGCCGTTCGCCAATAATCAGGAGTTCATCCTGCGCGCAGTTTCGCTGTACCTGGCCCGGCAGTACTTCAATTTCCGCGAAGGGCGTCTTGCGGATTGGGAGCTCAAGGGTTTGGTGCGCATGTTCCAGCAGTTGCAGTTGGTCAATCAGGCGTTCTGGCAGCGGATTCACGACACCTGTGAGGGCGACTCGAATCTCAAGGCCTTTCTGACCTTCTTTTCCATGTCATCGAGCATGACCTATTCGCTGGAAACTCAGTTGCAGAAGATTCGTCCGTTGGTAATGAGCGCGGGCGACAATTTCGAATGA
- a CDS encoding universal stress protein, which yields MPYQHILVAVDLTEECDPVMKRAQKLASSSHAKLSVVHIVEPMAMAFGGDVPMDLSMLQQQQFEQARERLDSFAGKYPDLAADQRHLAYGQPRQEIHRLAEEQSCDLIIVGSHGRHGLALLLGSTANDVLHGAPCDVLAVRLKKPE from the coding sequence ATGCCTTACCAGCATATTCTGGTCGCTGTCGACCTAACCGAAGAATGCGACCCAGTCATGAAGCGCGCGCAGAAGCTGGCCTCGAGCAGTCACGCAAAACTATCTGTGGTCCATATAGTCGAACCCATGGCCATGGCGTTTGGCGGTGATGTGCCAATGGATTTGTCGATGCTGCAACAGCAGCAATTCGAGCAAGCCCGCGAACGTCTGGACAGTTTTGCCGGAAAGTATCCCGATCTGGCTGCAGATCAACGCCATCTGGCTTATGGCCAGCCCCGCCAGGAAATACACCGCCTGGCTGAAGAGCAAAGTTGCGACCTGATCATCGTTGGCAGCCATGGCCGCCACGGCCTGGCATTACTGCTCGGCTCCACCGCCAATGACGTGCTGCACGGCGCACCCTGCGACGTGCTGGCTGTACGCCTGAAGAAACCCGAGTAG